A DNA window from Drosophila pseudoobscura strain MV-25-SWS-2005 chromosome 2, UCI_Dpse_MV25, whole genome shotgun sequence contains the following coding sequences:
- the LOC117183699 gene encoding uncharacterized protein, translating to MKTHLVLAVALCLFPLLSLAEDETISSANMSTFAIALRLLDPRNIMCFISWLNKLVKKAPALTREVVDCSIGLADLEYKILSALEKLVTIAGQIVFACAGLVLNAVIGGISCVKGVATQVLDLVPVMKRFQEAISGGEHENAVQCVKESFKKFFDVSSVYEVVDACIFPNNSAP from the exons ATGAAGACCCATCTTGTGCTGGCCGTTGCGCTGTGCTTGTTCCCTCTTTTATCG TTGGCAGAGGATGAAACAATAAGTTCCGCGAATATGTCAACCTTTGCCATCGCCCTAAGATTATTGGACCCAAGGAATATAATGTGCTTTATATCGTGGCTGAACAAACTCGTCAAGAAAGCGCCAGCATTAACTCGAGAAGTGGTGGATTGTAGCATAGGACTCGCAGATTTGGAGTATAAAATTCTGTCCGCCTTGGAAAAGCTTGTGACCATAGCCGGTCAGATTGTTTTCGCCTGTGCGGGCTTGGTCTTAAATGCAGTTATTGGTGGTATCTCTTGTGTCAAAGGAGTTGCAACACAGGTCCTGGATCTAGTTCCAGTCATGAAAAGATTCCAGGAAGCAATAAGCGGTGGTGAACACGAAAATGCGGTGCAATGCGTAAAGGAATCGTTCAAGAAATTTTTCGATGTCTCAAGTGTTTACGAAGTTGTCGATGCCTGTATCTTTCCCAACAATTCGGCACCTTAA